The nucleotide window TACCAATAAACAAATAGGTCACGGGATGGTGGAAGGATATATCAGAGGTAGACGGTTGCCTGGGCAAATTGGGATTGGGGGTTAAAGATTTACTGAAAGTTGAGGTGGGTGACAGGAAGAAAACTCGGTTCTGGCATGATTGCTGGGTCAGAACGGACCCGTTGAAGGTGGCTTTCCCAATTTGTTACAAACTTGCAGCCGACATATTAGCTTCAGTATCCTCCTGTCTCAGACTTTTCGGCGACAATAAATTATGGGGTTGGGCTTGGAATAAAAACCCAGCCTCAGATGCTGCATAGAAAGAGGTTGGTGAGTTGATGCGTCTTCTTAGAGGTCTGGTTTTATCGACCAGTGAAGACCGATGGATCTAGGCAAACGAAGAAGGCGAACAGTTTTCTATCAGAAGTATTCGCACGGATGCCGACATTATGCAGTCTGTTTTCAGCGATGGTGGCATATTCGTGTGGAACAACTGGGCTCCTCCTAAGGCTAATTACCTAGGTTGGAGAGCGGGGTTAGGAAGAGTGGCGGACAAAGTTTCGTTGAGGAAAAAAGGTATTTTTGTTTTCGATATGAATTGCAACAGATGTGGGCTGGCGGAGGAGTCTTGTAATCACATTTTCGCTCGTTGTATTTGGGCGAGAAGTGTGTGGTGGAATGTTTTCCATTGGCTCAAAATCCCCGTCCTTTGCGATGCAAATGACGTGGCCGAGATTCTCAAACATGTGCAAACGCAAGTGGACTCCAAGAAGTGGAAGAAGGTAGTACATCTTGTCGCTTTGGGATGTATTTGGAGGATTTGGCTAGCTAGAAACGATAAGGAG belongs to Helianthus annuus cultivar XRQ/B chromosome 5, HanXRQr2.0-SUNRISE, whole genome shotgun sequence and includes:
- the LOC110943115 gene encoding uncharacterized protein LOC110943115 — translated: MQSVFSDGGIFVWNNWAPPKANYLGWRAGLGRVADKVSLRKKGIFVFDMNCNRCGLAEESCNHIFARCIWARSVWWNVFHWLKIPVLCDANDVAEILKHVQTQVDSKKWKKVVHLVALGCIWRIWLARNDKEYNGKMIPVHRLVETIKEESFG